In Mycobacterium sp. Aquia_216, a genomic segment contains:
- the ftsE gene encoding cell division ATP-binding protein FtsE has translation MITLDHVSKKYKASARPALDDVNVKIDKGEFVFLIGPSGSGKSTFMRLLLAAESPTTGDVRVSKFHVNKLPGRHVPKLRQVIGCVFQDFRLLQQKTVYENVAFALEVIGKRADQINRVVPDVLETVGLSGKANRLPTELSGGEQQRVAIARAFVNRPLVLLADEPTGNLDPDTSNDIMDLLERINRTGTTVLMATHDHHIVDSMRQRVVELSLGRLVRDEQRGVYGMDR, from the coding sequence ATGATCACCCTTGACCATGTCAGTAAGAAGTACAAAGCGTCGGCGCGTCCGGCGTTGGACGACGTGAACGTCAAAATCGACAAGGGTGAATTCGTCTTCCTGATCGGCCCGTCGGGTTCGGGTAAGTCGACGTTCATGCGGTTGCTGCTGGCAGCGGAGTCGCCGACGACAGGTGACGTGCGCGTCTCGAAGTTTCACGTCAACAAGCTGCCCGGCCGGCATGTGCCCAAGTTGCGACAGGTGATCGGCTGCGTCTTCCAGGACTTTCGTCTGCTGCAACAAAAGACCGTGTACGAAAACGTCGCCTTCGCGCTGGAAGTCATCGGCAAGCGCGCCGATCAGATCAACCGGGTCGTGCCCGACGTGCTCGAGACGGTCGGCCTGTCCGGCAAAGCCAACCGCCTGCCGACCGAGTTGTCGGGTGGTGAGCAGCAGCGGGTTGCGATCGCGCGTGCGTTCGTCAACCGGCCGCTGGTGCTGCTGGCCGACGAGCCCACCGGCAACCTCGACCCCGACACCAGCAACGACATCATGGACCTGTTGGAGCGGATCAACCGCACGGGGACGACGGTGCTGATGGCGACGCACGACCACCACATCGTCGACTCGATGCGGCAGCGCGTCGTAGAGCTGTCGCTGGGCCGGCTCGTTCGCGACGAGCAGCGCGGCGTCTACGGGATGGACCGCTAG
- the ftsX gene encoding permease-like cell division protein FtsX: protein MRFGFLLNEVLTGLRRNVTMTVAMILTTAISVGLFGGGLLVVRLAEHSRAIYLDRVETQVFLTEDVSANDPACSTNPCKALRTKIEGREDVKSVRFLNRQDAYDDAIRKFPQYKDVAGKDSFPASFIVKLNNPEQHKDFDLAMQGQPGVLSVLNQKDLIDRLFAVLDGLSNVAFAVALVQAVGAILLIANMVQVAAYTRRTEIGIMRLVGASRWYTQLPFLVEAMLAAALGVAIAIGGLIVVRALFLDNALNQFYQANLIARVDYADILYISPILFLLGVSMAGLTAYATLRLYVRR, encoded by the coding sequence GTGCGCTTCGGCTTCCTACTCAACGAAGTCCTGACCGGGCTTCGCCGCAATGTCACGATGACGGTCGCGATGATCCTGACGACGGCGATCTCGGTCGGCCTGTTCGGCGGCGGTCTACTGGTGGTTCGGTTGGCGGAGCACTCCCGCGCCATCTACCTCGATCGCGTCGAGACGCAGGTGTTTCTCACCGAAGACGTCTCCGCCAACGATCCGGCCTGCAGCACCAATCCGTGTAAGGCGTTGCGGACGAAGATCGAGGGCCGCGAGGACGTCAAATCGGTTCGGTTCCTTAATCGTCAAGACGCTTACGACGACGCCATCCGAAAGTTCCCGCAGTACAAGGATGTTGCCGGCAAGGATTCTTTTCCCGCGTCGTTCATCGTCAAGCTGAACAATCCCGAGCAGCACAAGGACTTTGACCTGGCGATGCAGGGCCAGCCCGGGGTGCTCTCCGTGCTCAATCAGAAAGACCTGATCGACCGGCTCTTCGCGGTCCTGGACGGCCTGAGTAATGTCGCGTTCGCTGTCGCATTGGTGCAGGCTGTCGGTGCGATCCTGTTGATTGCCAACATGGTTCAGGTGGCGGCGTATACCCGGCGTACGGAGATCGGGATCATGCGGCTTGTGGGGGCCAGTCGCTGGTACACCCAGCTGCCGTTCCTGGTGGAGGCCATGCTCGCGGCGGCGCTTGGTGTGGCGATCGCGATCGGCGGCTTGATCGTGGTGCGGGCGCTGTTCCTGGACAACGCGTTAAACCAGTTCTACCAAGCCAATCTTATCGCGCGGGTTGACTACGCCGACATTCTCTACATCTCGCCGATTCTGTTCCTGCTCGGCGTGTCGATGGCCGGGCTGACGGCATACGCGACACTGCGCCTGTACGTACGGCGTTAG
- the smpB gene encoding SsrA-binding protein SmpB — MADKSRGGKAGGGKGGSKHIVATNRKARHNYTVLEVFEAGVALQGTEVKSLRQGHASLADAFATVDDGEVWLRNLHIPEYAHGSWTNHEPRRNRKLLLHRAQIDRLVGKIQDGNLTLMPLSLYFSEGKVKVELALARGKQAHDKRQDMARRDAQREVLRELGRRAKGMN; from the coding sequence GTGGCGGACAAGTCCCGTGGCGGCAAGGCCGGCGGCGGCAAGGGCGGCAGCAAACACATTGTGGCCACCAACCGCAAGGCCCGGCACAACTATACGGTCCTAGAGGTCTTCGAGGCCGGGGTGGCCCTGCAGGGTACCGAGGTGAAAAGCCTGCGGCAGGGACATGCGTCTTTGGCCGATGCTTTCGCAACCGTCGACGACGGCGAAGTGTGGTTGCGTAATCTGCACATTCCCGAGTACGCCCACGGTAGCTGGACAAACCATGAGCCGCGTCGAAACCGAAAACTGTTGTTACATAGGGCACAAATCGACAGACTGGTCGGGAAGATACAGGATGGTAACCTCACGCTAATGCCACTGTCATTGTATTTCTCCGAGGGCAAGGTCAAGGTCGAGCTCGCGCTAGCGCGAGGCAAGCAGGCACATGACAAGCGCCAGGACATGGCGCGCCGAGACGCCCAGCGTGAAGTACTGCGTGAACTGGGTCGCCGAGCAAAGGGTATGAACTGA
- a CDS encoding EamA family transporter, with the protein MGGVAARRVAALRVMLAAYPVEAVALGLLALAVGGPIHSGAIFWGCLYGVGQAFGMWAFYAALGSGPISVVAPLAGVLNAAVPVAVGVALGERPGPAASAGVVLAIVAVMLVSREASVEGKTQFRFTPKVAWLTILAGCAFGLDLVFLHQSPHDSKLWPLMFARLSASVVITVLAASRRTLRLPRGQSMKLALAIALLDICALVTQLIALQSWLLSLASIMISLYPAATVVLAMMVLRERVTRWQGIGMVMAMGSVAMIAAN; encoded by the coding sequence ATGGGCGGCGTGGCAGCCCGCCGGGTGGCGGCGCTCCGCGTGATGCTGGCCGCATACCCAGTCGAGGCGGTGGCGCTGGGCCTGCTGGCGCTGGCTGTGGGCGGCCCGATTCATTCCGGCGCCATCTTCTGGGGCTGCCTGTACGGCGTCGGTCAGGCGTTCGGCATGTGGGCGTTCTATGCCGCGCTCGGCTCCGGCCCGATCTCGGTGGTCGCGCCATTGGCGGGCGTGCTCAACGCCGCCGTACCCGTAGCAGTCGGCGTCGCCCTGGGAGAGAGACCCGGTCCAGCCGCGTCGGCGGGCGTCGTGCTGGCGATCGTCGCGGTGATGCTGGTCAGCCGTGAGGCCTCGGTCGAGGGCAAGACGCAGTTCCGTTTCACCCCAAAAGTGGCCTGGCTCACAATTTTGGCCGGGTGTGCCTTCGGGCTCGACTTGGTGTTCCTGCATCAGTCGCCACACGACTCCAAGCTGTGGCCACTGATGTTCGCGCGGCTGTCGGCCTCAGTGGTTATCACTGTGCTGGCCGCGTCCAGACGTACCTTGCGGCTGCCACGGGGGCAGTCGATGAAGCTGGCGCTGGCCATCGCGCTACTGGACATCTGTGCCCTGGTGACGCAGTTGATTGCGCTGCAGTCCTGGCTGCTGTCGTTGGCTAGCATCATGATTTCGCTGTATCCGGCCGCGACCGTCGTGCTGGCGATGATGGTGTTGCGCGAGCGAGTCACTCGTTGGCAGGGGATCGGCATGGTGATGGCCATGGGATCCGTGGCGATGATCGCCGCCAACTAA
- a CDS encoding ATP-binding protein — protein sequence MGEDPVIRELSAAVERSPDVVELRLHLAGLLADRGRYAEALGHCSAALSQDAGNASALSLVQRCSTALAATSQAAAGAAPVAGRAAGDEQFDWSSAERQVADIIEPAFVEPSADVVNEGDFDVVARSGIRLNDVAGMADVKRQIELSLLGPIRNPELMKAYKVSARGGLLLYGPPGCGKTYIAKAISGELGANFYQVGIADVLHHWFGESERSIRSVFDSARRNAPCVLFFDELDALGHRRSALSGSSGMRPVVNTLLEEMDSATSTNDGVYVLGATNAPWDVDPALRRPGRFDRMIFVGLPDAEARAGILRSHLKDRPVAGIDPKSIAKRTDGFSGADLAHVCDSATQLAMAASMRSGQVRPVTMADVDEATAQIRPSTGPWFEVARNIVEFGNNDGTYDDLAKYLRRRKIR from the coding sequence TTGGGTGAAGACCCGGTTATTCGGGAGCTATCCGCTGCCGTGGAACGCAGCCCCGATGTGGTCGAGTTGCGGTTGCATCTGGCCGGCTTGCTGGCGGACCGCGGGCGCTACGCGGAAGCGCTGGGCCATTGCAGTGCGGCGTTGAGCCAAGACGCCGGCAACGCCAGCGCGCTGAGTCTGGTGCAGCGCTGCAGCACGGCGCTTGCGGCGACCTCGCAGGCGGCAGCCGGGGCAGCGCCGGTGGCGGGGCGGGCCGCCGGCGACGAGCAATTCGACTGGTCCAGCGCGGAACGACAAGTCGCCGACATCATCGAGCCCGCGTTCGTCGAACCGTCCGCCGATGTCGTCAACGAAGGCGACTTCGACGTCGTGGCGCGCAGCGGGATACGGCTTAACGATGTCGCGGGTATGGCCGATGTCAAACGGCAGATTGAACTTTCGCTGCTCGGCCCGATCCGCAATCCAGAGCTGATGAAGGCGTATAAGGTCTCGGCACGCGGTGGTCTGTTGCTGTACGGGCCGCCGGGGTGTGGCAAAACGTATATTGCCAAGGCCATTTCGGGTGAACTCGGGGCGAATTTCTATCAGGTTGGAATCGCCGACGTTCTGCACCATTGGTTTGGAGAAAGCGAACGCAGCATCCGTTCGGTTTTCGACAGTGCGCGCCGTAATGCGCCCTGCGTGCTGTTCTTCGACGAGCTGGATGCCCTGGGGCACCGGCGCTCGGCGTTGAGTGGAAGCTCCGGGATGCGTCCCGTCGTCAATACCTTGCTGGAAGAAATGGACTCGGCGACTTCGACCAATGACGGGGTGTATGTCCTCGGTGCCACGAACGCACCCTGGGATGTCGACCCGGCGTTGCGTCGGCCCGGCCGGTTCGACCGGATGATCTTCGTGGGATTGCCCGACGCCGAAGCTAGGGCAGGAATTCTGCGCTCGCACCTCAAAGATCGCCCAGTGGCGGGCATTGACCCTAAATCGATCGCGAAGCGTACCGACGGCTTCTCGGGCGCCGACCTTGCCCATGTGTGTGACAGTGCAACGCAACTGGCCATGGCGGCGTCGATGCGCAGCGGGCAGGTTCGTCCAGTGACGATGGCCGATGTCGACGAAGCGACGGCGCAGATC